The Candidatus Neomarinimicrobiota bacterium genome contains the following window.
CGGTTGTGGATCTACCACCATACTCTTCACGAAATAGAGGGAGATTACACTATTCCCATCACCTGAGTAGACTACATTGCTTTTAGGATTGTGAAAAGTTCTACCATTCATATGACGCTTGAAATTGATAGAGACGACCTGGCGACAAGCGTTCTAAGTTTTCCAGATAACGCTTATCACCCATGTTCACAATTCCCATCGTGAGCTGCACATGCTCCCACAGCGTTTTAGAGACAAACATGTCAAGCAGCGCATAGGCTGGCAATTTCTCAACGTTGGCATCATCAAGAAACTGTTCTCCTTTATAGTGTAAATCCAGGGTAATACTCGCCCATGAGGGTTCCCAGAACAGGTTGAGCCCGGTTTGCTTGCGGGGAGAAAAAATTAAGTCATTCCCCTGCAGTTCTGGGTTCTCATTAAAAACGTCAATCGTAGATTTGTTAAGAGTTAGATGGGCTGAAATCTGCAAATTGCTGTATGGCTTTATTGCCATTTCCAGTTCACTTCCCACAATTTCCACACTGGTTACATTCTCTCGTTTAAAGATGGGACTTCTTCCCCACAGTGAATCGCCAGTAGCGACATAATACAGAAAATCTTCCCCCTGTGAGAAGTAAAAACTGGGAGCCAGACTAAATGAGGTATTGGGAGAATAATCCAGACCCAGCTCAACACTTCTAATGGTTTCTGGTCCTAATTCCGGATTGGCAATTTTAGGGCCGAGTCGCATAAATCCTGAGCGACAGATATCATCCAATGGCGCCGCTCGGAAACCCCTGGAGTAATTCGCATAGGCACTGAGCTGAGCTGATGATACGTATCTCAAACCGATCCTGGGACTCCAGGCTGACCAGCTATGATCATCAAGCTCCCCGCTGTAGGCGTAAAAAGCATTATTGGTCTGATTGGCCGAAAAACTACCATTCTGAAAGGTCACATGATCCTGTCGTAAGCTAGCCAGCAAACGCAGACGCTTGTCTAATAACTGAATCTCATCCTGGACATAAGCGGATAGGAAGATCATTTCTCCCCGGTTCAAAATGGTGTCAGGGGAAGTCAAATAATAGTCACCTCCGTCGACACTACCCAATTTACCCTCCAGTCCGGCAGTGAGTGTATGGAGGAAACCTACCTCACTGCTCAAGAGGGCATGGATTCCACGATCCAGTCGATTGGATTTTACATCAAAACGGTTATATGTGGCTTTTTTAAAAGCCTCGCTAACCCGCAGGTAATCTTCTTGCTGGATATAGGCACTAATATCATAGTGGCCGACACTAAGTTTCCCCTTCAGATTAAGCTGGAAATTTTCAGTGGTGAAATCACGATGATTCCCCAGTTCATGTTCGATTTTATAACCTTCTCCACGCTTATCCATGTCAATGGAATAACTCAGTTTAACAGCCAAAGCAGGCGACCGATTCAAACCCAGTCGTACACTCCCTCCAGTTTCATTGAAAAAGAGAGGAACTGTGTACTGGTCCTGAAGCGTATCGGGAATATCGAGATATCCATCCCCTTTTCCGTCATATCCGCTCAGGGACAGTTCTATACCATTATCGAAACGACGAGCCAAACTCATATTAATATTTTTTGTATTATGTGTGCCGCTATGAAAATCTATCTGACCGCTAAAATTATCTGGGGCCGGCCGAGTAAGAATATTGATGACACCACCCATGGCACTGGCACCATAAAGTGCTGATCCCGCACCTTTTAGTATTTCCACACGATCAATCCGCTGCATCTGAATTCGCTTGAGATTTGCTACTCCCGTGTCTGATTTATTCAGTGGAACTCCATCCACGAGAACCAGGGTTCTACCCGGATCACCTCCCCCGACACCTCGCATGCTAATCACAGGGCGTACTTCATAATCCCCTGAGGTACGGTGTATGTTTATCCCCGGGATACGCTGCAGAGCAGCATCGATCCGGGTAGCGGTTGTATGATTAAAATCTGCAGAGAGGATCACTTCTGCTCGTCCTGGAATTTGAGCCAGGCTACGGCTGGTACGAGTAGCAGTAACCATGACCTCATTCCCATGCAAGATTGTGGGTTGTAGATAAACATCCAGGGATTCAAGGATTTCACCATCCCTGAGAAT
Protein-coding sequences here:
- a CDS encoding TonB-dependent receptor, producing the protein MISLLTLLLSLGSNAQATDQLKGRVWDANNQQPVPGVEIKVDASSIASTSDDDGYYEIDLNSFDTEQIRFSHIGYQDQIIEILRDGEILESLDVYLQPTILHGNEVMVTATRTSRSLAQIPGRAEVILSADFNHTTATRIDAALQRIPGINIHRTSGDYEVRPVISMRGVGGGDPGRTLVLVDGVPLNKSDTGVANLKRIQMQRIDRVEILKGAGSALYGASAMGGVINILTRPAPDNFSGQIDFHSGTHNTKNINMSLARRFDNGIELSLSGYDGKGDGYLDIPDTLQDQYTVPLFFNETGGSVRLGLNRSPALAVKLSYSIDMDKRGEGYKIEHELGNHRDFTTENFQLNLKGKLSVGHYDISAYIQQEDYLRVSEAFKKATYNRFDVKSNRLDRGIHALLSSEVGFLHTLTAGLEGKLGSVDGGDYYLTSPDTILNRGEMIFLSAYVQDEIQLLDKRLRLLASLRQDHVTFQNGSFSANQTNNAFYAYSGELDDHSWSAWSPRIGLRYVSSAQLSAYANYSRGFRAAPLDDICRSGFMRLGPKIANPELGPETIRSVELGLDYSPNTSFSLAPSFYFSQGEDFLYYVATGDSLWGRSPIFKRENVTSVEIVGSELEMAIKPYSNLQISAHLTLNKSTIDVFNENPELQGNDLIFSPRKQTGLNLFWEPSWASITLDLHYKGEQFLDDANVEKLPAYALLDMFVSKTLWEHVQLTMGIVNMGDKRYLENLERLSPGRLYQFQASYEW